GAATTACATTTAATGCAGGGTGTGCCAACGTATAAACTGCTAGTTTCACACCAACCCAACCTACAATTAAGAATGCTGCAGTTTCAAGTCCTGGTTTACGTTTTAAGAATTGTACGAAAGCAGTTGCTGCAAATCGCATAATGATTAATCCGATAAGTCCACCTACAAAGATAACGACGAATTGTCCAGTATCAAGACTACCAATTGTACCTAATCCTGTTTTTGGTAAAGTCATTGCTAATGCAACAGCAGCTAAAATAGAGTCAACTGCGAAGGCGATATCTGCAACTTCAACTTTAAATACAGTCCACCAAAAGTTCTCTTGTTTTTTCTTTGCTTCTTTTTCTTCTGTTTCTTCATCCGTATTCTTTTTAACATACGTTTTAAATAAATGATTACCAGCGATAAACATAAGATAAATTGCACCGATTGCTTGCACTTGCC
This genomic window from Bacillus anthracis str. Vollum contains:
- a CDS encoding TerC family protein, whose protein sequence is MDVSLLLEYGWVLLILIALEGILAADNALVLAIMVKHLPEEKRKKALFYGLAGAFVFRFGSLFMISFLVDVWQVQAIGAIYLMFIAGNHLFKTYVKKNTDEETEEKEAKKKQENFWWTVFKVEVADIAFAVDSILAAVALAMTLPKTGLGTIGSLDTGQFVVIFVGGLIGLIIMRFAATAFVQFLKRKPGLETAAFLIVGWVGVKLAVYTLAHPALNVIPHSFPESTPWKLTFWIVLVGIAVGGWFFSKEVETKVEKNLDEKAL